In Alosa sapidissima isolate fAloSap1 chromosome 5, fAloSap1.pri, whole genome shotgun sequence, the genomic stretch gctgctgccgctcccGCTGCCTGTGTTAACCAGGGGggcactactactactgctgctgccgctCCCGCTGCCTGTGTTAACCAGGGGggcactactactactgctgctgccgctCCCGCTGCCTGTGTTAACCAGGGGggcactactactactgctgctgccactgctgcccGTGCCACTGAGGAGGGCACTAGCGCTGCCACTGCTGCCCATCCCAACGCTGCTCCTGATGCTGCCGCCGCTCCTATCCAGGCCCTTCAGCAAGGAGGCGGCGGTGAGGAGCGGCCTCGTGGAGCCGGGGCGCAGGTGTGGCCGGTAGGCGGGGGGCGGAGACACCGGGGAGACTGGACCGTCCGCTGGGCCGTCCGCTGGGCCGTCCGCCGGGCCGGACTCGGTGTCCTCCTGTGACTCCTGCGCTTGAAGAGGGACCTGCAGAgtgacagagtgagtgagagaacatGAGCGCACTGAGTCATGAAAGAACTGATGGTGAACTGATGAAACAACCAAAATGGCAAATCACAATGACCACCAACAAAAAGCACACAAggaaatggtaaaaaaaaaaaacacacacatgcctaaaAATGCCAATTAAACAAATATATTAGTGATTCATTCAGATATATTTCATGCACAATCAGTTTTCTTTCTAGGTTGCGTGCTCATTAGAGATAAAAGCTGTTACTCTTAGTGTTTCCTAATGGGGGCACCAGGGAGGGCCGGCTTGTCCTGCTGTCCCTGTTGGAGGTCTGGACTTAAGGGCCAAACCCACGTAATCTGCAGCTTTCGCAATCAACAATGTCAGATTTGCCCACTCCACCAAAAAAACTCAAACAGTTtgaactgcccccccccccccccacgagtAACACTATTTGCCCCATAGTGAGAGAAGAAACGCTGAATGGCAAATCGGCAGCCTGTTAAGTGATTGTTCTTCTGTTCAACGTTAAAAAGGTATGCTGTGCTCAGAACCATGTTAAAAAGAGCAAAGGCCTGCAGTTGACCGACTACTGACTAAGGGTTTGCATGACATTTTGAAAAAATGTTCATGTAGTCAAACAAAGAAGTGGGCAATGATAGTGAGGAATTAGTGATGAATGAATTAGTGATGGTAGTGAACATAGTGATGagttcacacatactcacactcatagtgtgtgtgcgtggtggtgcgtggtgcgtgcgtgtgagtgtgtgcacgcatgcgtgtatgtgcctgtgtgtgtgtgtgtgtgtgtgtgggggggggtgggggtagcttgtgtgggtgtgggtgcagTGGGGAAGTACACTCCCTGGCCCAGGAGAAAATCCCCCAATCCCATCCATCTGTGACTGACAGGCCGACCGTCTCTGCCACCTTAATTCCCCCATCAACTTTATCAGCCATCTGCTCTGGAGCAACCCATAGACCGCAGCCCCAGACCAGCACTGCTACCTCAGAActtcttcccacacacacacacacacacacacacacaatatcaccaTGCTCAGGTCCCAAAGACTCATGGTCTGTTTAGGTCAGCTTTTTCCTGGGCTCACCCGCCCTCTGCAAAACTGACCACATCACTGGCACGGACACACACTGGCTGGATAAGCACATGCATTCAAATCACACACAGATGTGGGaatgtgcacacagacaaacacacacacacacacacacacactgattccaGCAGTGTCATGCTATCAGATCACACACAagcggacatacacacacacacacacacacacacacacacgcacacacacacacacacacacacacacacatacacacatacacacatacaaacacactcacacacacacacacacacacacacacacacacacacacacacacacacacacacacacacacacacacacacacacacacacacacaaacacacacactcacacacagacatgtggaTGTGAACAGGCGATGTGCACAGAGCCTCAGTGTGCTGTCcctgcgtgcctgcgtgtgaaGAGGGACGAGTGTGCAGGCCTGCCcaggagaggagtgtgggggCGACGGCCTGGCAGGCAACTGCTCCTGCCGTGTCTGTCAAAGGTGCCCTTCCACCGaccctcaccaacacacacacatgcacacatgcacacacacacacacacacacacacacccacacacacacacacacccacatatacacacatgcacacacacacacacacacacatacatacacacacacacacaccccagaaaGTCATCTTTTACCAGGGGTGATCACAGCCCCAACCCTGTGCCCACCCCACTCAGCGTGCCCGCCCCCATGCGGAGAGTGTGCGTGCCAGCGGATGTCAGTAGACTGGGTGGGGAGGGCGAGAGCCGCAGCCGTGGGCAGCTGACAGTAAGTGATCTGCACGGAGGCTGAGTGCCAGAAGACAGCTGGCCTCACCTCCCTCCCCACCCTCCAgcacgagagagacagagacagagacagagagagagagagagagagagagaggccagagagggaggcagagatagagatagagagagaaagagagagagagagagagagagagagagagagagagaaagagaaaggccagagagggaggcagagatagagatagagagagaaagagagagagagagaaagagagagagagagagagaaaggccagagagaggggcagagatagagagagagagagagaaagagagagagagagagagagagagatagagtgagtgcCGAGGAGGGGAGTGCTGGAAAAGTCCCAGACATTCTTTCAAAGCGACGCTGCAATGCTAGACACCTcccctgaggagaggagaggagaggggaggagaggagaggagaggagaggggagcagaggggaggagaggagaggggagcagaGCCAGGGGAGGCCCTCATAGCTCAGCCTGCTTCTCACAGGGCTTTGGGAGACAGCTGAGGACCTGTGCTCAGCCACTGTGACTTTATTATCGGTCACTTCCTTACTGAGACACTGAAGTAAAGAGACAGTTGGGAAGAAGGGTGGTATGTAAGGGGAGAAGCTTGAAGCTCTTTCAACAGGAACTGGCGTCCTTCTGAGCTGTAGTCACACCTAGAATTTACCCAGAAGAAATCTGCCCAATGTTAAACTTCCACTCCCTGCCAAAGCTCCAGGTCTTCAACCTATTTCAGTGTTCTCCCAAATGTACTAATTCTCTTAGCGGTAAAGTCCTCCAATTGTGGAATACATACATTTGTAGGCCATTAGACCCCATCTGCTAATGTCGCACTCTTTTACATGACGTGAaactaaataaatgaaaatactgGATACTAATATGAAGtccatgtaggcctattactcTTATTAACATACTTTTTGTAACATTAGGTGAATTTCATGGCACATTGTAATATTAGGTGAATTTCATGGCACATTGACAGCTTGACGGCCCAAACAGCTAAAGTGAAAGTTAAAGTCGATATCGATGTCACAGTACTTATGCTGTTTGTTGGTGGTTTAAGTTCATTGGTTGCAACCTGGGGAAATGGAAAGCAATGTATTGAAATTCGGCCTGAAAAACCCTCTGTGAAGAAAATAGCATCACATAGTCTGCAGTACCAATCCCTACCTGTAGAGGGGGGGATGGCTTCATTTCATCTGTGTTGTCCTtcaggaaaagaaaacaaaaagaaactTCACTAGAGAGATCGTATTGCATCATTTAGTTCCTTAATGTGAACAGCCATTTTACAAACAGTCAGTGTGAATGTGCTCTAAACACAGTGCTTTTCTGTAacaggataaataaataaaagttgaAACCCTAGCAGTGCTGCTTTAGCGGCGCTATCTTTGCAGGGGGGTTCGTGAGGATAGTGGGGACGGATGCTGTGGTCATCCTGGCCAGGCATCCCAGCCAGCCAGTCAACGCTCACTGCGCACCATGTTACCATGGTTACCACAGGCTGAACCATTCCCCTCATTGcgatgacataaaaaaaaataaggttACCCAAACATCCAAAAAGACTCCTTTGCGtgcacgtgcgcgcacacacacacacacacacacacacacacacacgccaaataAAAACAGGATATGTTTGTAAACAACTATCCAAAGATTGTTTTCCAAAGAGCCAAATCTATAGATCTATAGAAAGGAAGACTAAATATCATCTATAGATATTTAGTCTTCCTCCCAACCCTCTCCCACACCTACTTTTAAccaaagcacagacacacaacgcTGCCAGGTACAAAGAATAGCACTGGACTTAGCTACAGAGGTACAAAGAATAGCACTGGACTTAGCTACAGAGGTACAAAGAATAGCACCGGACTTAGCTACAGAGGTACAAAGAATAGTACCGGACTTAGCTACAGAGGTACAAAGAATAGCACTGGACTTAGCTACAGAGGTACAAAGAATAGCACTGGACTTAGCTACAGAGGGACAAAGAATAGCACTGCACTTAGCTACAGAGGGACGAGAGTAAGAGGCcaaagagtggagagagaggactgAAGGGAAGAAAAGCAAAGGGAGGACTAAGAATGGGATGAACAGGAAAGACAGGGcagtggagtgagagagaaagggatgaaagagaggaggagtgagaggagaggagacagaggagaggcgaggacGAGAGTGTGTGATTTATTTGTCTGTGGGGCGGTGGATCTCCCTGAAGAGAGAGTTCGTCTCCGTACCACACAGCCCAGGCCAAGATTGATGACAGCAAGCAGAAGGTCaccttacatacacatacatgcacacactcacacatgcacgtatagttcatatttaaacacacacacacacacacacacacacacacacacacacacacacacacaaacacacacaaacacacacacacacacacacacacacacacacacacacacagagggagcaagagaaacaaaacgagagagagagagagagagagagagagagagagagagacagtgcacATTACTGTACTCTCTCTGCGCATTTGACCATTACTGTAAAAAATgtaatacacacgcacacatggacCACAGGAAAAGGTCTGGTTGGACCCAAGCAATACTTTTGGGTTTGCAAATCTGGGTTTGCTTCTGTTAGCATGGCATAAAGCAATTGCTATGCTACCAACCTGAGAACAGTTTAACActataaaaatatatttccCCTGAAGACGACCCAAAACGCCCTTCACTCCCACAAAAAGGTAAAAGGTGATTGAACACCTAACCATGAAAAAACACGTTTTGCCACTGATTGCAGTATTATCATGTGAATCCAGGTGATGGTTCAGTGTTAAGGTATAAAGGTGTTGTGAAACATGGGTGTGGGAAAATCAAAGAAACACACCTTCAGATTTAACTGTATTCCAGCTTGTGTTTTGGGTGGATGATTCTCTCTCCCTGATCGCACAGAGTCCGGAGATGTTCTGTTGATCAAGTTGCTCTTAAACGTGGCAGCCTGGGTACTGCAAGGCCTGAAGAACACAGAAGAGCTCAGGAAAAGGAAGTTCTTTTTCACAGGACTATTACAGTGTGTTAATAAAAATAGTTTAAAGTAAATCTCATTTCCATCGCTCATTCGTACATGAAAATAGTGTGATTTCCTCATACCCTGCAgattaaatatatttttctatAATTCTTAAAGTTAATACCCTGAACCTTATGATTTTATGATCTTTTTAAAACCTTTTGATCCTGTTGGATAGCTATACTGCCTGACGAGCCTTTTCACACCAAAAGCACACAGAACCCACAATGTTCTACAGTACATAGATCTTTTCTCATATGAAGGAGTCTTTGGGTCTACACAGTTTTAAAGAAGAATCTTGCATTGTGGTTTAATGGCTGATTCTTTGTTGTGTATGTACCGTGAGTTGTTGCACAGACTTGACGTGTTCCGCTCCCCGAGCCCAGTGTAAATCAGCTTGGACTTGAGCTCATCCACCTCACCAATCACAAACACCTGCACGTCCCCATCCCGGCCAAGGAGCCAGCTCACGCTTTTACTCTGGCCTGTggaaagaaagacacacacacacacacacacacacacacacacacacacacacggtgaggtggacacacacactcacactcacacacacacacacacacacacacacacacacacacacacacacacacacacacacacacacacacacacacacacacacacacacagtaatactGGTTAGATAACATACTGTAACTCCTTAAGAGGAACAGAGATGGACTCTAGGGCTGCTTGCCATACTGGTTTTGCTGGCTCACTAGAGAACAACATTCCTATCAAACAACCAAAAGGAAAAGCCCGTGATTTCACATGACAACAGACTTGGGATGATAAACTGCAAGCAAACAAAGAGTGTTCTCAACGGGCCATGCTTTGTCAATCACCCTTTCCAAAACTGACGTGACAAGTTCAGCTGTTGTCTTTTCAAACAACAAAACGTAACCTTGAATTTACCTTCAACCAAAAAGCTCTCTGTGTGTAGTACAACTGTTTGTGATTTCAAATTTGACAGTAACGTTAGTAAACGGAAAGATAAGATGCCCACAATGTTTTATGTTGAATTATCACAAGCACTATGCCCATCAGTGACAGCTGAATGCAGTCCCTTTATTTTGAGAATAAGCACCCTTGTCTCTAGGACAATGAAAGTGTGATCATTTAAACCAACAAGTCATAAAGATTCCACTGAAAAGCAATTGTTGCTCCCTTTTAGTTTGCGCATGAGGTGTTGCTTAGTTATCTTTGTCCTTCTGAAACTATGACTCAGTGCGGAGGatctatgaaaaaaatatattcgaTAAGTGTGTAGGATTTGGAAGTGGGAGTGTGGTGAACAACAATGTTTTCTAAGCTCACAACTCTAGTAAAATCCCTTTACTAGATTTACTCCTCCGATTGTGCTGCATAGAACTGCTCAGAGGAAAACATATTTTGTGTGCTtcaaatctctctttctctttctctttctctctctctctctctctctctctctctctctctctctctctctctctctctctctctctctctcttctcttctcttctcatcatCTTAACACAAAATctgacacatgtacacaaacacaacagcactACTACAGCAAACACGGTGtaatctttttgttgtttttcgaACGCTTGGACTTCCTGTAGCTTTCCTGCCTTGCTGGCAGCCGATTGTTTGAGGCAATGGAACACGGCCTTGCGCTCACTTCCTGCCTCTGAAACTGGGCCTGTTACCAAACCATAAAAACAGtgagcctctttctctctgatgtACCCCGAGAGAATCCTCTCATGGCAACACCCCGGCACAAGACGAAACTATCTGAAACCGgacaaaaaaatctgaaatgttacAAAGTCACAAACTGGTGAAAAAAAGACCAAAACTGTCAGTTGCACTGTCAGGGCAGGCGCAGAGATTATTCTCCAACTCCGAGGAGGCCATGTGTTGCTTGTAAAGTTGCTCTGTAGCGGGCTGTCACGCTGGCATATGTGTCTTAGTGACCAAAGGCGGCAGCTGGGGTGGCCTTCGGGGAATACAGAGCACTCTGTTCCCAGACCACTAGCCCGAGACTCGGACTTCTTCACAAGAACGGCTCTGTGATCAGAGTGGACTTTCACGCACATGCCCAGTTTGCGCAAAGCAGTCATTTACCACAGAGCACTAACTAACCTAGTCTCATCAGCAAGCACCTAAACAACCCCCACCACTATGGTCCCTCAGGGCCTTTCCAAGCAGGACTGCTGTGTGGGTTTGTGGGTAGTGATCTCAGATTCTTTTTGTGGAATGCACAAGGGAAGCGAGTTGAGCGTTCTGTGATTATAACTCCCAGTTCCCATAAAGACAGTAGCGGCAGGCCAAGAAATGCTGTCCAGCCAGATTTTCCTGCCCGGGTGAGTATGCCAGGCCAGTCTAAAGACGGGGGTGCCTGTGAGGACATGTGACAGCAATGTAGACATGGTCGTTGATGAATGCTCatcttttgttttcctttttttttcaattttgtttacttatctttctctctgctgtctctacacacacattcacgtgAACCAAATACACTCAAACGTATTTTCTAAAGCCATCCTTCACACTTGGATTCTGTTCACATCTCGCTAGTGGAGCTGGCTCagtcctgtgtgtttgtgtcagtctTCTCACAAGCTAGTGTAACCATCTAAACAAATACCCACACACagtttacagacacacacacatacacacacccttagAGATACAACAACCTCTGCACATGCTCACCCAACCCTATTGGGCTCACCCAACCATcgtgtgtgttatttttttggAAACTCCTTACATGCTAGTGccaccctttacacacacacacacacacacacacacacacacacatacacacacagacagacagacagacaaacacacacacgcacagatgcaATGTCACTGCCAAACTTGCATCATTAATTGTGCCATTGCAACATGAGAGGTGGAACTGTGACGTCCCCAGATGCCATCATttagagaacacacacaaatggcataTCCACCTCTTCAGCTTTTTCCTGGGGCTCAAATGACTGACGGGTCACCCTTGCCTCatgatctgtgtctgtgtcagtggtGGGCACCATACTCCATTTTGCTTCCTGTCTGTGTCAGTACCACGCAAAGCAAGTGCGTGTCAGTGAGGGCTTGCTTCACGGAGGTCAACCACAAGCTTACGGTTTCTCTGTGAAACTCCAGTCTGAGTCATTTGCTGCAGAAGTCAGCGGCGACGTTCACAACCATATAAAGTCATGAGGCGCCTATCAGCAGGGGAccaaaataaatgcatttatcTGGATCTCTAAGTGAGGTCATGGGCATCCACGGACATGCTGGtttactttacacacacacacatacatacacacagactcccAGAGAAGTTGTGCACCATCTGCAAATAGAGAAATGTCTATGCAGGTAGCAGATCAGTACATTCATCAGCTTAGTCAGTGCTGCCTGGTGTTGTCAGGGCTAGTCTATAAGTCAGTACTGGATTAACAGAGCCAATACTGGGCTAATTTAGTCAGTACTGGGTTAACAGAGCCAATACTGGGCTAATTTAGTCAGTACTGGGTTAACAGAGCCAATACTGGGCCAGCTTAGTCAGTACTGGGTTAACAGTGTCAGTGCTGGTTGATGTTTTCCATGGTGGCTGATGGTTGTCAGTGCTACGAGGTGagtgcactcttaaaacaaatgtgttaaatcaacacaagttgtgttattttcaacacactcGTTTTaagtttgtgtggtgtgtggtgctgtgtaaGCCAGTGTGGGTGGTGTCAGCGCTAGTTGATGGTGTACTGTACTAGTTGATAGAGTCAGAGCTGATTGATGGAGTCAGTGCTGGTCGATGGGGTCAGTGCTAGCTAATGGTGTCAGTGCTGGTTGATAGAGTCAGTGCTAGTTAATGGTGTCAGTGCTGGTTGATGGAGTCAGTGCTAGTTGATAGAGTCAGTGCTGGTCGATGGGGTCAGTGTGGGGCGTACCTGTCTTGGCTTTGGGCCGGTGCGCCTCCTCGCCCTCCATCTTCTCCTCGCGCTCGTTCCAGCGGCGCACCTGCTCCTGCCTCATCTTCGTGAAGAGCGTCTTCTTCTGCTCCTCGCTCAGAGCCTCCAGCAGCTCCGGCTCGATGTACATGTCCTTCAGGATCTGCTGCAGCATGGTGGCGCTAGCAGCGGACTGAGAGGGCGTCTCAGAGGGTTAGAGTGTTTAAAGGGGACGCAGGGGAAACGTCCAGGAGAGATGTCCAAGAGAGACGTCCAGACGATACGTCCAGTGGAGCGATGAGATGATAGTTGAAGATGGTGGTAGAGACGATGGATGTGTTTCTGACTACacgtgcacgcatacacacatgggGACCaaagtgcacgcacacacatacacacactcaatcacacatgcatacaaactatcacctgcacacactcactgcagTGTGCGTGCCTGTTGAAGCGTTTGTGTGACCACACCacattaacacatacacacacaggaacactcacacacacacacacactcacacacacactcccacgcaGATGTCACAGTACATCCGCCATCAGCTGTAGAGCCTGTGGATGGTAAACCATAACACAAGAGTACATCACTGaatttgtttacaactgcttTGCTTTCTACACATTCACCTTTCTTTTGTTgtcttctctttcctcccttctctgtttctccctcgtTACTCCCCCATGTTCAAGATTGCTGGCAAAGAACTTTAAAAGATGTGTGCGTGTCATCACTACTCAGACACACCATTTCTCAGCATTGTAGCATTGTGAGGCTATGCCCGGCTTGTGAGGGAGGACATTCCTTTGGATTCCTCCACCAacatgaaccccccccccaccccatctcccATGATGCACTGCTGTCTTTACGTTTTTACGTTGCCCTTCCACAGCTACGACTGCAAGCATGTTTACTGACA encodes the following:
- the zgc:100829 gene encoding putative protein TPRXL isoform X2, which codes for MLQQILKDMYIEPELLEALSEEQKKTLFTKMRQEQVRRWNEREEKMEGEEAHRPKAKTGQSKSVSWLLGRDGDVQVFVIGEVDELKSKLIYTGLGERNTSSLCNNSRPCSTQAATFKSNLINRTSPDSVRSGRENHPPKTQAGIQLNLKVPLQAQESQEDTESGPADGPADGPADGPVSPVSPPPAYRPHLRPGSTRPLLTAASLLKGLDRSGGSIRSSVGMGSSGSASALLSGTGSSGSSSSSSAPLVNTGSGSGSSSSSSAPLVNTGSGSGSSSSSSAPLVNTGSGSGSSSSSSSPLGGPGSRMPPAETQEPQSSRGKDFRVVASKRALSVDEVGASASVAGTSGGYQRRCQRQFQWWHRRL
- the zgc:100829 gene encoding putative protein TPRXL isoform X1 codes for the protein MLQQILKDMYIEPELLEALSEEQKKTLFTKMRQEQVRRWNEREEKMEGEEAHRPKAKTGQSKSVSWLLGRDGDVQVFVIGEVDELKSKLIYTGLGERNTSSLCNNSRPCSTQAATFKSNLINRTSPDSVRSGRENHPPKTQAGIQLNLKDNTDEMKPSPPLQVPLQAQESQEDTESGPADGPADGPADGPVSPVSPPPAYRPHLRPGSTRPLLTAASLLKGLDRSGGSIRSSVGMGSSGSASALLSGTGSSGSSSSSSAPLVNTGSGSGSSSSSSAPLVNTGSGSGSSSSSSAPLVNTGSGSGSSSSSSSPLGGPGSRMPPAETQEPQSSRGKDFRVVASKRALSVDEVGASASVAGTSGGYQRRCQRQFQWWHRRL